The following proteins come from a genomic window of Hoplias malabaricus isolate fHopMal1 chromosome 15, fHopMal1.hap1, whole genome shotgun sequence:
- the fam169ab gene encoding soluble lamin-associated protein of 75 kDa isoform X1, with amino-acid sequence MTFPVDVLVSVSLEDLERSGQSCMSNLLYSDPAHGQFFTLTNGRKILIALSNVGFVPLYGANLKHKILALFAPDDQFTALALYLGNQWYSVDDILKTADPEREGLIEVRSVGERIVLYVLNRIVYRTCEMDTGEMPFLCHGENDFAKILWKSGEAVSFYSVKLKGSRCNNSESQRYLLPVMNSIFVRKSCRGNGCGLQMLEDFVSSFKEDELGLKYPLSPAMSQVCRHYLSRYPADVDLLWEVEGVGGPYQKTRVASKLHTLSLREGLPSWTVDDSNNGEMEKDKMEMTEETRLDFMEEITIVNKCLNVAEEMEDTPISTRTRSSEHKRKKRVREEKELVVESQPEKISRLEETGAVTVAVEMEQEEDRENMGQFADGAGKEPEIPESATVDHEPEEQDGIDAMSVSEEAAEGEWKEAEEKLEEEMAPSVAEQQDVSPVEEDQEEEASPEEEGVAGDKVEVEAPPSSEEEQQEDVVVKELEKGKVPPEAEEEKLEKISEEKEADPSKEELEANYEPEMKLQVATEAEETQRVFKAEENQEDPPEAEKNQEEPPEAEENQEEPPEAEENQEEPPEAEENQEEPPEAEENQEEPPEAEENQEEPPEAEENQEEPPEAEENQEKPPEAEENQEKPPEAEENQEKPPEAEEDPEEPPEAEEDPEEPTEAEEDLKEPTEAEENQEVPLEAERKLEVASEDVDNQEVPSEVEGKLEVLPETEEKQQQTLVNKMCKPVECFETPYAPSEGEKHQEKAMEVEESPLEPERVTEEENQLDAEKHNDNNMDRLELDEEEAEEEKEKDLQKKEPEGDEENAVDGYEENDGKSSDESPAPDVHVLRGGRTKAVPPTPKLSSTQLSKEGAEEQEKEEVMEEEEKMTVEKQMACMEGEMVTTEEEKMTTEEEKAGHSSEEEPPVIYRRVLRRKTTAAKPTAHPTAKRRSRT; translated from the exons ATGACGTTCCCTGTGGATGTGCTGGTGTCCGTTAGTCTTGAAGATCTGGAGAGATCCGGCCAAAGCTGCATGTCTAATCTCCTGTACAGTGACCCGGCGCATGGTCAGTTTTTCACGCTGACCAATGGGAGAaag ATTCTCATCGCTCTCTCCAATGTGGGCTTTGTTCCCCTGTATGGAGCAAATCTCAAACACAAAATCCTGGCTCTCTTTGCCCCAGACGACCAGTTCACAG ctTTGGCTTTATATCTGGGCAATCAGTGGTATTCTGTGGATGACATCTTGAAAACAGCAGACCCTGAAAGAGAAGGACTCATTGAG GTGAGGTCTGTTGGTGAAAGAATTGTGCTGTATGTGCTGAATCGAATCGTGTACCGCACTTGTGAGATGGACACCGGAGAAATGCCCTTTCTGTGTCATGGTGAAAACGACTTTGCCAAAATCCTGTGGAAGAGCGGAGAGGCGGTGAGCTTCTACTCAGTCAAACTCAAAG GGAGCAGGTGTAATAACTCTGAGAGCCAGCGCTACCTCCTGCCAGTCATGAACTCCATATTTGTGAGGAAGAGTTGCCGTGGAAATGGGTGTGGGCTCCAGATGCTGGAAGATTTTGTTAGTAGTTTTAAAGAAGATGAACTCGGTCTGAAGTATCCTCTGTCACCGGCCATGTCCCAGG TGTGCAGGCATTACCTGAGCAGGTATCCGGCCGATGTGGACCTTCTGTGGGAGGTGGAGGGTGTGGGTGGTCCATATCAGAAGACCAGAGTGGCCAGCAAActccacactctctcactcagag AAGGGCTCCCCTCTTGGACAGTTGATGACAGCAATaatggagagatggagaaggACAAAATGGAGATGACAGAGGAAACCAGGCTGGATTTTAtg GAGGAAATCACTATCGTCAACAAGTGTCTGAATGTGGCCGAAG agaTGGAAGATACACCAATCTCCACACGCACCCGGAGCAGTGAGCATAAGCGGAAGAAAAGAGTAAGGGAGGAAAAAGAGCTTGTGGTGGAGAGTCAGCCAGAGAAAATCAGCAG GTTGGAAGAGACGGGAGCTGTAACTGTTGCTGTGGAGATGGAGCAAGAAGAGGATAGAGAGAATATGGGGCAGTTTGCTGATGGAGCAGGAAAAGAACCAGAGATCCCTGAGTCTGCTACAGTAGACCATGAGCCTGAGGAACAG GATGGCATAGATGCTATGTCTGTTTCTGAAGAAGCAGCTGAGGGGGAGTGGAAAGAAGCAGAGGAGAAACTGGAAGAGGAGATGGCCCCTTCAGTTGCAGAGCAGCAAGATGTTTCTCCTGTGGAAGAGGACCAAGAAGAAGAAGCTTCTCCTGAGGAGGAAGGGGTTGCAGGTGACAAAGTAGAAGTGGAAGCCCCTCCTTCATCTGAGGAGGAACAGCAGGAGGATGTAGTGGTTAAAGAACTTGAGAAAGGGAAGGTGCCTCCTGAAGCTGAGGAGGAAAAACTGGAGAAGATATCTGAGGAAAAAGAGGCAGATCCTTCAAAAGAGGAACTGGAGGCAAATTATGAACCTGAGATGAAACTGCAGGTTGCAACTGAAGCTGAGGAAACCCAAAGAGTTTTTAAAGCTGAGGAGAACCAGGAGGATCCTCCCGAAGCTGAGAAGAACCAGGAGGAGCCTCCCGAAGCTGAGGAGAACCAAGAGGAGCCTCCTGAAGCTGAGGAGAACCAAGAGGAGCCTCCTGAAGCTGAGGAGAACCAAGAGGAGCCTCCTGAAGCTGAGGAGAACCAAGAGGAGCCTCCTGAAGCTGAGGAGAACCAAGAGGAGCCTCCTGAAGCTGAGGAGAACCAAGAGGAGCCTCCTGAAGCTGAGGAGAACCAAGAGAAGCCTCCTGAAGCTGAGGAGAACCAAGAGAAGCCTCCTGAAGCTGAGGAGAACCAAGAGAAGCCTCCTGAAGCTGAGGAAGACCCGGAGGAGCCTCCTGAAGCTGAGGAAGACCCGGAGGAACCTACTGAAGCTGAGGAGGACCTCAAGGAACCTACTGAAGCTGAGGAGAACCAGGAAGTGCCTCTTGAAGCTGAGAGGAAACTGGAAGTTGCTTCTGAAGATGTGGATAATCAAGAGGTACCTTCAGAGGTTGAGGGGAAACTGGAAGTGCTCCCTGAAACtgaggaaaaacaacaacaaactctTGTAAATAAGATGTGCAAACCTGTGGAATGTTTTGAGACACCTTATGCACCTTCTGAGGGGGAAAAGCATCAAGAGAAAGCAATGGAAGTAGAGGAATCTCCTTTGGAgccagagagagtgacagaagaGGAGAACCAGTTGGATGCAGAGAAACATAATGACAACAACATGGACAGATTAGAGCTTGATGAGGAGGAGGCTgaagaagagaaggagaaggatctgCAGAAGAAGGAGCCAGAAGGAGATGAAGAGAATGCTGTGGATGGATATGAAGAGAATGATGGGAAAAGCTCAGATGAATCTCCTGCTCCAGACGTCCATGTCCTCAGAGGAGGAAGAACCAAGGCAGTGCCTCCAACACCCAAACTTTCCTCCACACAACTGAGTAAGGAGGGAGCCGAAGagcaggagaaggaggaggtgatggaAGAAGAGGAAAAGATGACGGTAGAAAAACAAATGGCATGCATGGAAGGGGAAATGGTGACaacagaagaagagaaaatgacAACAGAGGAGGAGAAGGCAGGGCATAGCTCGGAGGAGGAGCCACCAGTGATTTACAGGAGAGTCCTGAGACGCAAGACCACAGCTGCCAAGCCCACAGCACACCCAACAGCCAAGCGACGTAGCAGAACATaa
- the fam169ab gene encoding soluble lamin-associated protein of 75 kDa isoform X2, with amino-acid sequence MTFPVDVLVSVSLEDLERSGQSCMSNLLYSDPAHGQFFTLTNGRKILIALSNVGFVPLYGANLKHKILALFAPDDQFTALALYLGNQWYSVDDILKTADPEREGLIEVRSVGERIVLYVLNRIVYRTCEMDTGEMPFLCHGENDFAKILWKSGEAVSFYSVKLKGSRCNNSESQRYLLPVMNSIFVRKSCRGNGCGLQMLEDFVSSFKEDELGLKYPLSPAMSQVCRHYLSRYPADVDLLWEVEGVGGPYQKTRVASKLHTLSLRVDDSNNGEMEKDKMEMTEETRLDFMEEITIVNKCLNVAEEMEDTPISTRTRSSEHKRKKRVREEKELVVESQPEKISRLEETGAVTVAVEMEQEEDRENMGQFADGAGKEPEIPESATVDHEPEEQDGIDAMSVSEEAAEGEWKEAEEKLEEEMAPSVAEQQDVSPVEEDQEEEASPEEEGVAGDKVEVEAPPSSEEEQQEDVVVKELEKGKVPPEAEEEKLEKISEEKEADPSKEELEANYEPEMKLQVATEAEETQRVFKAEENQEDPPEAEKNQEEPPEAEENQEEPPEAEENQEEPPEAEENQEEPPEAEENQEEPPEAEENQEEPPEAEENQEEPPEAEENQEKPPEAEENQEKPPEAEENQEKPPEAEEDPEEPPEAEEDPEEPTEAEEDLKEPTEAEENQEVPLEAERKLEVASEDVDNQEVPSEVEGKLEVLPETEEKQQQTLVNKMCKPVECFETPYAPSEGEKHQEKAMEVEESPLEPERVTEEENQLDAEKHNDNNMDRLELDEEEAEEEKEKDLQKKEPEGDEENAVDGYEENDGKSSDESPAPDVHVLRGGRTKAVPPTPKLSSTQLSKEGAEEQEKEEVMEEEEKMTVEKQMACMEGEMVTTEEEKMTTEEEKAGHSSEEEPPVIYRRVLRRKTTAAKPTAHPTAKRRSRT; translated from the exons ATGACGTTCCCTGTGGATGTGCTGGTGTCCGTTAGTCTTGAAGATCTGGAGAGATCCGGCCAAAGCTGCATGTCTAATCTCCTGTACAGTGACCCGGCGCATGGTCAGTTTTTCACGCTGACCAATGGGAGAaag ATTCTCATCGCTCTCTCCAATGTGGGCTTTGTTCCCCTGTATGGAGCAAATCTCAAACACAAAATCCTGGCTCTCTTTGCCCCAGACGACCAGTTCACAG ctTTGGCTTTATATCTGGGCAATCAGTGGTATTCTGTGGATGACATCTTGAAAACAGCAGACCCTGAAAGAGAAGGACTCATTGAG GTGAGGTCTGTTGGTGAAAGAATTGTGCTGTATGTGCTGAATCGAATCGTGTACCGCACTTGTGAGATGGACACCGGAGAAATGCCCTTTCTGTGTCATGGTGAAAACGACTTTGCCAAAATCCTGTGGAAGAGCGGAGAGGCGGTGAGCTTCTACTCAGTCAAACTCAAAG GGAGCAGGTGTAATAACTCTGAGAGCCAGCGCTACCTCCTGCCAGTCATGAACTCCATATTTGTGAGGAAGAGTTGCCGTGGAAATGGGTGTGGGCTCCAGATGCTGGAAGATTTTGTTAGTAGTTTTAAAGAAGATGAACTCGGTCTGAAGTATCCTCTGTCACCGGCCATGTCCCAGG TGTGCAGGCATTACCTGAGCAGGTATCCGGCCGATGTGGACCTTCTGTGGGAGGTGGAGGGTGTGGGTGGTCCATATCAGAAGACCAGAGTGGCCAGCAAActccacactctctcactcagag TTGATGACAGCAATaatggagagatggagaaggACAAAATGGAGATGACAGAGGAAACCAGGCTGGATTTTAtg GAGGAAATCACTATCGTCAACAAGTGTCTGAATGTGGCCGAAG agaTGGAAGATACACCAATCTCCACACGCACCCGGAGCAGTGAGCATAAGCGGAAGAAAAGAGTAAGGGAGGAAAAAGAGCTTGTGGTGGAGAGTCAGCCAGAGAAAATCAGCAG GTTGGAAGAGACGGGAGCTGTAACTGTTGCTGTGGAGATGGAGCAAGAAGAGGATAGAGAGAATATGGGGCAGTTTGCTGATGGAGCAGGAAAAGAACCAGAGATCCCTGAGTCTGCTACAGTAGACCATGAGCCTGAGGAACAG GATGGCATAGATGCTATGTCTGTTTCTGAAGAAGCAGCTGAGGGGGAGTGGAAAGAAGCAGAGGAGAAACTGGAAGAGGAGATGGCCCCTTCAGTTGCAGAGCAGCAAGATGTTTCTCCTGTGGAAGAGGACCAAGAAGAAGAAGCTTCTCCTGAGGAGGAAGGGGTTGCAGGTGACAAAGTAGAAGTGGAAGCCCCTCCTTCATCTGAGGAGGAACAGCAGGAGGATGTAGTGGTTAAAGAACTTGAGAAAGGGAAGGTGCCTCCTGAAGCTGAGGAGGAAAAACTGGAGAAGATATCTGAGGAAAAAGAGGCAGATCCTTCAAAAGAGGAACTGGAGGCAAATTATGAACCTGAGATGAAACTGCAGGTTGCAACTGAAGCTGAGGAAACCCAAAGAGTTTTTAAAGCTGAGGAGAACCAGGAGGATCCTCCCGAAGCTGAGAAGAACCAGGAGGAGCCTCCCGAAGCTGAGGAGAACCAAGAGGAGCCTCCTGAAGCTGAGGAGAACCAAGAGGAGCCTCCTGAAGCTGAGGAGAACCAAGAGGAGCCTCCTGAAGCTGAGGAGAACCAAGAGGAGCCTCCTGAAGCTGAGGAGAACCAAGAGGAGCCTCCTGAAGCTGAGGAGAACCAAGAGGAGCCTCCTGAAGCTGAGGAGAACCAAGAGAAGCCTCCTGAAGCTGAGGAGAACCAAGAGAAGCCTCCTGAAGCTGAGGAGAACCAAGAGAAGCCTCCTGAAGCTGAGGAAGACCCGGAGGAGCCTCCTGAAGCTGAGGAAGACCCGGAGGAACCTACTGAAGCTGAGGAGGACCTCAAGGAACCTACTGAAGCTGAGGAGAACCAGGAAGTGCCTCTTGAAGCTGAGAGGAAACTGGAAGTTGCTTCTGAAGATGTGGATAATCAAGAGGTACCTTCAGAGGTTGAGGGGAAACTGGAAGTGCTCCCTGAAACtgaggaaaaacaacaacaaactctTGTAAATAAGATGTGCAAACCTGTGGAATGTTTTGAGACACCTTATGCACCTTCTGAGGGGGAAAAGCATCAAGAGAAAGCAATGGAAGTAGAGGAATCTCCTTTGGAgccagagagagtgacagaagaGGAGAACCAGTTGGATGCAGAGAAACATAATGACAACAACATGGACAGATTAGAGCTTGATGAGGAGGAGGCTgaagaagagaaggagaaggatctgCAGAAGAAGGAGCCAGAAGGAGATGAAGAGAATGCTGTGGATGGATATGAAGAGAATGATGGGAAAAGCTCAGATGAATCTCCTGCTCCAGACGTCCATGTCCTCAGAGGAGGAAGAACCAAGGCAGTGCCTCCAACACCCAAACTTTCCTCCACACAACTGAGTAAGGAGGGAGCCGAAGagcaggagaaggaggaggtgatggaAGAAGAGGAAAAGATGACGGTAGAAAAACAAATGGCATGCATGGAAGGGGAAATGGTGACaacagaagaagagaaaatgacAACAGAGGAGGAGAAGGCAGGGCATAGCTCGGAGGAGGAGCCACCAGTGATTTACAGGAGAGTCCTGAGACGCAAGACCACAGCTGCCAAGCCCACAGCACACCCAACAGCCAAGCGACGTAGCAGAACATaa